The genomic interval GCTGTATTCACTCAGTCACAACTTTATCTCCTTTACAGATCGGGAGGCACAAGTGGGGGAGTTTACAAAAGCAAAACCATTGAAGAAAAATGGCATGTGTCCTGGCCCATTGGAAAATAGAATAATTTCTTAAGAGAAGGTACCGTGTCTGTGTGCGTATGTTTTTTTAGGACATGTGGTTACGCAGTACCTGTTCATTTGAAGTTTTTCAAATGAAGCAATCTGTTCCATGCCGTCAAGTTTCCTCCAATGTTATAGATGTCTCTAATATAAGTTAGCTTTGCAGTAAGCAGCATGTGGTGAATTTATGAATCCAAGAAATTCGATTTGTTTTTGGTTATATCGCTTTTATAataagatctttttttttcgaaaaagaCGGCAGGAGGACTGTCTCTTATCATTAATAGAGAATGAGAGAATACAGATTATTTACAAAATAAGACCAAATTGTTTTATGATCTGAAGGAGCACATGTTTTATGATCTGAAGGAGCACAATATCATGGATAATTTTTCTTGCTGTGCTCTGGGTTTCACGTAGTTGCAGAACTTGTAGCAAACATATCATTCAGACAATTGAACTAGACTCTTTAGTCTCTCATTACGATTGCACAAAATTGTGTTTTACAATTTGGCCAAGAACGAacttaaaaaacaaacaaatccttGGATGGCAAGAAgtgaaaagagaggaagaaaaaaacacacgGGACAAAGCTGTTCGTCCACGTGGCAGAGATTATGTACACGTCATCTCTGATTGGTTCCTAAATCTGCAGAGTTAATTTAACCGGCGGCTCGATTGGCTATAGATCGCCGCTCTGCTCCGCCtcggcgacgagcgcggcgagcgAGCGCTGCGCATCGGCGGCGTCCCGCTCGGCGATGAACGGGTGCTCGAGCAGCTCGCCGACCGACGCGCGCCGCCCGGCCTTCTTCTCGAGGCACCGCGACACGAAGTCCCGGAACTCctccgacgcggcggccggcatCTCCGGCGCCTCGCCGAAGCATATGGCGCACATGAGCGCCGCCCAGTCGGGGCGCTGCCCCACGGGGAGAAGCGGGAAGTGGCCGAGGTACAGCTCAAGGATCGCTACCCCGAGGCTCCACACGTCGGCGGCGTACGGGTCGTAGTCGCCGGAGTAGGCCTCCGGGTCGAACCTCTCCGGGGACATGTAGGCCGCCGTCCCGACGTAGGACGCGCAggggtcgagccgccgccgcaggaccTTGCCCGCGCCGAAGTCGGCGATCTtgacctcgccgtcggcgccgaggAGCAGGTTCGACGGCTTGAGGTCGCGGTGCACGATGCGGAGCGCGTGAAGGGCCTCGAGCCCGAGTAGCGCCTGCCTCGccacggcggcgatggggcgCTCCCCCATCGGGCGCCCGAGACGGCGAAGCAACCCAGCCAGGGAACCCCCGGGCATGAGCTCGAGCGCCAGCGCGGCGGGCTCCTCCACCCCACCGGCGGCCGACGGGACCACCGCGTGGAGCCTCACGACGTGCGGGGCATCCGCCGCGAGCCTGAGTATCTCGGCCTCCCGAGCCGCGGAGAGGTCCCCGGCGGCGAAGAGCTTGAGCGCGAGCGGCTGCTGCGCGGGGCAACCCCGTCGGTGGCGCGCCTTGTACACCGTCCCGCCGTTGCCGTGGCCGAGGACGGAGATCCTCTCGAAGTCCGAGAGGCGGACGTCAGAGGAGGTGGACGGCGCGACTgcgggctgctgctgctgctgcggcgccggcggcgggcggagggcgAAGTGATCGAGCGGGAGGGTGAGGTGCGGCAGGTGGCGTCGCTGGCGGACGAGAGCCATCggttggagaggagaggagaggagaagagaagagaggagtcGAGGAGAGATGGGAGCtgacgaggaggggaggggagggggagcgggcGTATATATggagtggagaggagagagcagAGAGGGGGGGAGTGAGATGGAAGGCGATGTGTGGGTGCGAGTGGAGGAGAGTGTAGTGCGGGTGGAGGCACCGCCGGGTGAGTGATTGTGTGTGATTCTCGGTAGGATCTGAGTTCTGTTTTTTCCGTTTCCGTTTCGCTTCTCCTGTCATGTCCTGCCGTGTGTAACTGCTTCATCTGGGCGCGGAAGAGATGGCCAGCTGGGGACATTTCATTGTTTTCTATGAGACTGTCTAGGCTCGTTTTTCTTAGATGATGAAATAGGGCATCATGATCTTTGCTCAaaagttacagccaattattacaatctcACATTTAAAATAagtgaaattaaaaaaacttaaaaatgaaaCCAACCAACAAGAAGAAACAAACTAAAGAGTAAAGATTGTCAACCTAAGATAATTATACAATTATTGAATTCTGtttaaatttggattttatGAAACCAACTCATTGCCCCGGATGCAACATTCCAATATGATTTATAGATTGCTGTGCATTAGGAAGGGTATATACAGTGGTGTGATTTCAGCTGGCTGGGAAATTTGGCACGCAAAAATTTCAAGTGACGTGAAGAACATATTAATATCATCTGTTCAAACATCTTGTAGATAGTTTTATAGTATTATCTAAAATACTGTAGGAACTGCCTATATAATCAGTTCATTTCGTGTTAAGGGTGGAACCCATGCACCCACG from Oryza glaberrima chromosome 3, OglaRS2, whole genome shotgun sequence carries:
- the LOC127765733 gene encoding mitogen-activated protein kinase kinase 9-like — protein: MALVRQRRHLPHLTLPLDHFALRPPPAPQQQQQPAVAPSTSSDVRLSDFERISVLGHGNGGTVYKARHRRGCPAQQPLALKLFAAGDLSAAREAEILRLAADAPHVVRLHAVVPSAAGGVEEPAALALELMPGGSLAGLLRRLGRPMGERPIAAVARQALLGLEALHALRIVHRDLKPSNLLLGADGEVKIADFGAGKVLRRRLDPCASYVGTAAYMSPERFDPEAYSGDYDPYAADVWSLGVAILELYLGHFPLLPVGQRPDWAALMCAICFGEAPEMPAAASEEFRDFVSRCLEKKAGRRASVGELLEHPFIAERDAADAQRSLAALVAEAEQSGDL